Proteins encoded by one window of Deinococcus sp. KSM4-11:
- a CDS encoding MFS transporter: MSTLHEKFSYKWLALSVTSLGALMASMNSGTLIIALPTLLRDLHTTLLSLIWILLAYNVTQTVFVLNVGRLSDMLGRKRLYVLGFGVFTLASLLAGFTSHVPLLIALRALQGVGGAFMLANSSAIVTDAFPKKELGFAIGTNQMMVAVGAILGPIIGGALTALGWQWVFWFNVPLGIIGTLWAAFTLRDLASKRDLGDRFDWWGNVTYAAGFALLMIGLSQGGIESWNGVIGYLVVGVAALALFTAIEGRVKAPMLDLRLFRDRAFTLNNATVFLNAVSRMALTFLFVFYFQGGKGIDAVVAGIMLAPVAVGLLIASPIAGRLSDRMDPRTLIQWGLVLGTLALAGIAMSLSLSTPYWLIAALMFVAGVGNGLFNSPNSSLIMGSVAPDRRGVAAGIRSLLMSVGGVIAIIFTLSIVVSAVPRDVMLQVFSGLSSNLPAATLTPFIDGLKTAFWMLTGLSAVSAALASAIPAPRPVSTVPQAAD, encoded by the coding sequence ATGAGCACCCTGCACGAGAAATTCAGCTACAAGTGGCTGGCCCTGAGCGTGACCAGCCTGGGCGCGCTGATGGCGTCCATGAACTCCGGCACGCTGATCATCGCGCTGCCCACGCTGCTGCGCGACCTGCACACCACCCTGCTGAGCCTGATCTGGATTCTGCTGGCGTACAACGTCACGCAGACCGTGTTCGTGCTGAACGTCGGCCGGCTGTCGGACATGCTGGGCCGCAAACGGCTGTACGTGCTGGGCTTCGGCGTGTTCACACTGGCCTCGCTGCTCGCGGGCTTCACCAGCCATGTGCCGCTCCTGATCGCGCTGCGCGCCCTCCAGGGCGTTGGCGGGGCGTTCATGCTCGCCAACTCCAGCGCCATCGTCACCGACGCCTTCCCGAAGAAGGAACTGGGGTTTGCCATCGGCACGAACCAGATGATGGTCGCGGTCGGCGCGATCCTGGGGCCGATCATCGGCGGAGCGCTGACCGCACTCGGCTGGCAGTGGGTCTTCTGGTTCAACGTGCCGCTGGGGATCATCGGCACGCTGTGGGCGGCCTTCACCCTGCGTGACCTGGCCAGCAAACGGGATCTCGGAGACCGGTTCGACTGGTGGGGCAACGTAACCTACGCCGCCGGCTTCGCGCTGCTGATGATCGGGCTGTCGCAGGGCGGCATCGAATCGTGGAACGGCGTGATCGGCTACCTGGTGGTGGGTGTGGCCGCACTGGCGCTGTTCACGGCCATCGAGGGCCGCGTTAAGGCCCCCATGCTTGACCTGCGGCTGTTCCGCGACCGGGCTTTCACGCTGAACAACGCCACCGTGTTCCTGAATGCCGTGTCGCGCATGGCCCTGACCTTCCTGTTCGTCTTCTACTTCCAGGGCGGCAAGGGCATCGACGCCGTGGTCGCCGGGATCATGCTCGCGCCGGTCGCCGTGGGCCTGCTGATCGCGTCGCCCATCGCGGGCCGCCTGTCCGACCGCATGGATCCCCGGACGCTGATCCAGTGGGGGCTGGTGCTCGGCACACTCGCGCTGGCCGGGATCGCCATGAGCCTCAGCCTGAGCACGCCGTACTGGCTGATCGCCGCCCTGATGTTTGTGGCGGGCGTCGGCAACGGCCTGTTCAACTCCCCGAACTCCAGCCTGATCATGGGCAGCGTCGCGCCGGATCGGCGGGGCGTGGCCGCCGGCATCCGCAGCCTGCTCATGAGCGTGGGCGGCGTGATCGCCATCATCTTCACGCTGAGTATCGTGGTGAGTGCCGTGCCGCGTGATGTGATGCTGCAGGTGTTCAGCGGCCTGAGCAGCAACCTGCCCGCCGCCACCCTCACTCCGTTTATCGACGGCCTGAAGACTGCGTTCTGGATGCTGACGGGCCTGAGTGCCGTGAGCGCCGCGCTCGCCTCCGCGATCCCCGCGCCGCGCCCGGTGAGCACCGTGCCGCAGGCCGCCGACTGA
- a CDS encoding MarR family winged helix-turn-helix transcriptional regulator gives MSDAPTPIRPPAVRLWVDLDRVYTVLNRRVTARMADFDLTTPQFRVLRQLSGQPRSPGEIADRIGVTPGNLTGIIDRLEQDGLLTRERGEDRRSLTLHLTPAGEERLHRVVPQMHTHLQALFSDLTPDEITQTLGVLNKLERHLSVKDVVNA, from the coding sequence ATGAGCGATGCACCCACCCCCATCCGACCCCCGGCCGTTCGCCTGTGGGTCGATCTCGACCGCGTGTACACCGTGCTGAACCGTCGCGTGACCGCCCGCATGGCCGACTTCGACCTCACCACCCCGCAGTTCCGGGTGCTGCGGCAGCTCTCCGGCCAGCCGCGCAGCCCCGGCGAGATCGCCGACCGGATCGGCGTCACGCCCGGCAACCTGACCGGCATCATCGACCGGCTCGAACAGGACGGCCTGCTCACCCGCGAACGCGGCGAAGACCGCCGCTCCCTGACGCTGCACCTGACCCCGGCCGGCGAGGAACGCCTGCACCGCGTGGTGCCGCAGATGCACACGCACCTGCAAGCCCTGTTCAGCGACCTGACCCCCGACGAGATCACCCAGACCCTCGGTGTGCTGAACAAACTCGAACGGCACCTCAGCGTCAAGGACGTGGTGAACGCATGA